The following coding sequences are from one Pusillimonas sp. DMV24BSW_D window:
- a CDS encoding DUF1365 domain-containing protein — protein MKTSNITTRQANRAHARSVPLIGIGQIRHARLHPVEHAFSYRTWFLMLPMRSAHHVGWRGLARNKSALVAFHDKDHGDGEGDALAWFDQLLQRSGIHNADGEVWLQTYPRVFGYVFKPVSFWYAYNREGKLRAIVAEVNNTFGERHCYLLASSVQWGKEMTADKVFHVSPFCRASGRYRFRFMRTDAASSRAERIVARIDHDDASGRAILQTSISGHLETLGRATLWKAMISMPFLTFGIMARIHWQALRLWLKKVPFNRKPPLDQPFVTQGDDPDTSYSRSSES, from the coding sequence ATGAAAACGTCGAACATCACCACGAGGCAGGCGAATCGTGCACATGCACGTAGCGTTCCTTTGATTGGTATTGGTCAAATCCGTCATGCGCGGTTGCATCCGGTTGAGCACGCATTTTCATATCGCACCTGGTTTCTGATGTTGCCTATGCGAAGCGCCCATCATGTCGGCTGGCGTGGGCTGGCGCGTAATAAGTCCGCCCTGGTTGCATTTCACGACAAAGATCACGGTGATGGGGAGGGCGATGCGCTTGCGTGGTTCGACCAGTTATTGCAGCGGTCGGGTATTCACAATGCCGACGGCGAAGTGTGGTTGCAAACCTATCCGCGTGTATTCGGCTACGTTTTCAAGCCGGTCAGTTTTTGGTATGCCTACAACCGCGAAGGCAAGCTACGAGCCATTGTTGCCGAGGTGAACAACACTTTCGGTGAGCGTCATTGCTATTTGCTGGCGTCGTCAGTGCAGTGGGGTAAAGAAATGACGGCAGACAAGGTATTTCATGTGTCGCCGTTTTGCCGGGCGTCGGGGCGCTACCGGTTTCGCTTCATGCGTACAGACGCTGCGTCTTCCCGCGCAGAGCGTATTGTGGCGCGCATTGATCACGACGATGCGAGTGGCCGGGCTATTTTGCAAACCAGCATAAGTGGGCATCTTGAAACGCTTGGCCGCGCCACCCTCTGGAAAGCCATGATATCCATGCCTTTCCTGACTTTTGGAATTATGGCCAGGATTCACTGGCAGGCGCTGCGCTTATGGCTCAAAAAAGTGCCGTTCAATCGTAAGCCGCCACTTGATCAACCTTTTGTCACCCAGGGTGACGACCCCGATACGTCTTACTCCAGGAGCTCAGAATCATGA
- a CDS encoding NAD(P)/FAD-dependent oxidoreductase, with the protein MKKVAVVGSGISGLSAAWYLGRQSYPVAVTLFEAEDYCGGHTHTVDVTLPNSRGEWVTHGVDTGFLVFNERTYPGLIELFNTLNVQTAPSDMSFSVQVPAQSLEWCGSNLNTVFAQRKNLLRPQFWSMLSDLVRFNRQATTLARSGTEAQLQEPLGAFLETNGYGDSFRDWYLLPMISSIWSCPADQMMAFPVATLIRFCHNHGLLQLVNRPQWHTVRGGARHYVEKMTAEIPDLRLRTPVISVRRHGQNTGVSVTTRFGTEYFDDIVMACHSDQALKLLALDAHPQEIEMLSAIQYQPNHAVLHTDISVLPARETAWAAWNYEHGVRGDDAMPGVCLHYLLNRLQPLPFDVPVVETLNPLREPDPGKVLARFDYSHPVFDLAARRAQGQLPDLQGRNHTWYCGAWTGYGFHEDGYQSGLRVANQLVECWQQSPVRPSSALAA; encoded by the coding sequence GTGAAGAAAGTTGCGGTTGTTGGATCAGGCATATCGGGCCTCAGTGCAGCGTGGTACCTGGGTCGTCAAAGCTACCCGGTCGCGGTCACGTTATTCGAAGCGGAGGATTATTGCGGGGGCCACACTCACACGGTCGACGTCACCTTGCCGAATAGTCGGGGTGAGTGGGTGACGCATGGCGTTGACACCGGCTTTTTGGTTTTCAACGAACGGACCTATCCCGGTTTGATTGAGCTGTTTAACACACTGAATGTCCAAACGGCGCCTTCTGATATGTCTTTTTCAGTTCAGGTTCCGGCGCAATCGCTTGAGTGGTGTGGTAGTAACTTGAATACCGTATTTGCCCAGCGCAAGAACTTGCTGCGGCCACAGTTTTGGTCGATGTTGTCGGATTTGGTGCGTTTTAACCGTCAGGCCACTACGCTGGCTCGTTCCGGCACAGAGGCCCAATTGCAGGAGCCGCTCGGCGCTTTCCTGGAAACCAATGGTTATGGTGACAGTTTTCGCGACTGGTACCTGCTTCCCATGATTAGCAGCATTTGGTCATGCCCGGCAGATCAAATGATGGCATTTCCCGTCGCCACGTTGATTCGTTTTTGCCATAACCATGGCCTGCTTCAGTTGGTAAATCGGCCGCAATGGCATACGGTGCGTGGCGGTGCACGTCACTATGTGGAGAAAATGACAGCGGAGATCCCCGATTTGCGCTTACGTACGCCGGTTATATCGGTACGACGGCATGGGCAGAACACGGGGGTATCGGTTACCACCCGTTTCGGAACCGAGTATTTCGATGACATCGTGATGGCTTGTCATTCCGACCAGGCCTTGAAGTTGCTGGCGCTGGATGCGCATCCACAAGAGATCGAGATGCTTTCCGCGATTCAGTATCAACCCAATCATGCCGTGTTGCACACCGACATCAGCGTGCTACCAGCCAGAGAAACGGCCTGGGCAGCCTGGAATTATGAGCATGGTGTTCGCGGCGATGATGCAATGCCGGGCGTCTGTCTGCATTATCTGTTGAACCGTTTACAACCTTTGCCATTCGATGTGCCGGTTGTTGAAACGCTGAACCCGTTGCGCGAGCCCGATCCCGGCAAAGTTTTGGCGCGGTTCGATTATTCGCATCCGGTTTTTGATTTGGCGGCACGGCGCGCTCAAGGTCAATTGCCCGATTTGCAAGGTCGGAATCACACTTGGTACTGCGGAGCCTGGACGGGCTACGGCTTTCATGAAGACGGGTATCAGTCGGGTTTGAGGGTGGCAAACCAATTGGTGGAATGTTGGCAACAGTCACCCGTCCGACCTTCATCCGCGTTGGCGGCATAA
- a CDS encoding MerR family transcriptional regulator, with translation MTSVPKNPQLMLNITAVERDTRIGKDALRVWERRYGFPQPERDTNGERLYPPDQVERLRIIKRLLDAGHRPGRVVALQLAQLHELSDALKEATNATIAAGDTASLQKLEITQLLDLLKTHDPTQLRRRFSQQIMRIGLARFVLDIATPLMRDVGKAWASGDLHIFEEHLCSEVLETSLRAALATAPEPSANSRPRILLSTIPGESHSLSILMAEALFLVEGCSCMNLGSQTPLHDLISAANAHRSDIVAISFSAASNPGQSADALHELRAMLPAAVELWAGSPHSVLLRRDIPGVSVMAHLEDVPGQVQRWRQQR, from the coding sequence ATGACGTCTGTTCCGAAGAATCCGCAGCTCATGCTGAACATCACCGCTGTGGAACGCGATACCCGGATTGGCAAAGACGCTTTGCGCGTGTGGGAGCGACGCTACGGTTTTCCCCAGCCGGAACGCGATACAAACGGCGAACGTCTGTACCCGCCCGACCAAGTGGAGCGCCTGCGCATTATCAAACGGTTGTTGGATGCCGGCCATCGGCCCGGGCGGGTGGTTGCATTGCAATTGGCTCAATTGCATGAACTCAGTGACGCACTGAAAGAAGCAACCAATGCAACAATTGCCGCCGGCGACACAGCGTCATTGCAGAAACTGGAAATTACGCAACTTCTGGACCTGCTTAAAACACATGACCCCACACAGTTGCGACGTCGGTTCTCACAACAGATTATGCGCATCGGCCTGGCCCGGTTTGTTCTGGACATTGCGACCCCGCTGATGCGTGATGTCGGCAAAGCCTGGGCGAGCGGCGACCTGCACATCTTCGAGGAGCATCTGTGCAGCGAAGTGCTCGAAACCAGCTTGCGCGCCGCGTTGGCAACCGCGCCCGAACCTTCGGCGAACAGTCGACCCCGTATATTGTTATCCACCATCCCGGGAGAAAGTCACAGCTTAAGTATTCTGATGGCTGAAGCCTTATTTCTGGTCGAAGGATGCAGTTGCATGAACCTGGGTTCACAAACCCCGCTACACGATCTGATCAGTGCTGCAAACGCGCACCGGTCGGACATCGTCGCCATTAGTTTTTCAGCTGCAAGCAACCCCGGGCAATCGGCCGATGCGCTGCATGAGCTGCGTGCCATGCTGCCCGCCGCCGTTGAGCTCTGGGCGGGTAGCCCTCATTCCGTGTTGCTACGACGGGACATTCCGGGGGTGAGCGTCATGGCACATCTTGAAGACGTACCCGGCCAAGTGCAACGCTGGCGTCAACAAAGATAA
- a CDS encoding efflux RND transporter periplasmic adaptor subunit, with protein MSKKWVNWKMLLPALLVAVVGIIVWQKWRGPEIRAYRVESHPLIQQVVATGRVASDDRADIGSEITAVVRERLVDRGQPVQENEVLITLSADQLKAQEQEAQAALALMRSSRRPQAQARLEQAQSHLAQAKREVQRRRLLAKEKAIPTEDLEQAENALAAAQAGFDQAKLDVSALAQGGVEESILQQRLNAIRAALDKTQIRAPFSGTVLERYVSPGDTVQPGQALLTLRDQSKIELLVPVDERNLGVLEVGQPAIIIADAYPNEPFRAEITSIAPVIDPQRGTVDIRLSAAPAPDFLKEDMTITATIETARNDAALVVPNDTLFQQNGNRAKVWVYSHGKANETQVRTGLNSLALSQITEGLSAGDIVLGTSDELTDGQRVRATISPLPQSRTIDAAERTDGETPMKLD; from the coding sequence GTGTCAAAAAAATGGGTCAACTGGAAGATGCTGTTGCCGGCCTTGCTTGTGGCTGTGGTCGGCATAATCGTCTGGCAAAAATGGCGTGGTCCTGAAATACGCGCCTACCGTGTCGAATCGCATCCGCTGATTCAACAAGTGGTCGCAACCGGGCGCGTCGCCTCCGACGATCGCGCGGATATCGGCAGTGAAATTACGGCAGTCGTCAGAGAACGCCTGGTTGACCGTGGCCAGCCGGTACAAGAGAATGAAGTCCTGATTACACTTAGTGCAGACCAATTAAAAGCACAAGAGCAAGAGGCGCAAGCGGCCCTGGCGTTAATGCGCAGTTCGCGCCGGCCGCAAGCACAGGCGCGGCTGGAGCAAGCGCAATCGCATCTGGCGCAAGCAAAACGGGAGGTACAGCGGCGGCGCTTGCTGGCCAAAGAAAAAGCCATTCCAACCGAAGATCTGGAGCAAGCGGAAAATGCCTTGGCTGCAGCACAAGCGGGATTTGACCAGGCCAAACTTGACGTCTCGGCTTTGGCGCAAGGCGGCGTCGAGGAGTCTATTTTGCAGCAACGCCTGAATGCCATCCGTGCAGCCCTGGATAAAACACAAATTCGAGCGCCGTTTTCAGGCACGGTATTGGAACGTTACGTGTCACCCGGTGATACAGTTCAGCCGGGGCAAGCACTACTGACATTACGCGACCAAAGCAAGATTGAACTGCTGGTGCCCGTGGACGAACGTAACCTGGGCGTTCTTGAGGTGGGTCAGCCCGCCATTATCATTGCGGATGCCTATCCCAATGAACCTTTTAGGGCAGAAATTACGAGTATTGCGCCGGTCATCGACCCACAGCGCGGTACGGTCGATATTCGTTTATCGGCCGCGCCCGCCCCTGATTTCCTGAAGGAAGATATGACGATCACCGCCACAATAGAAACGGCGCGGAACGATGCCGCACTTGTCGTCCCCAACGACACACTGTTCCAACAAAACGGCAACCGGGCGAAGGTCTGGGTATACAGCCACGGCAAGGCTAACGAAACCCAAGTGAGAACAGGGCTCAACAGCCTGGCGCTATCGCAAATTACCGAAGGCTTGAGTGCCGGCGACATTGTTCTTGGCACCAGCGATGAGCTTACCGACGGCCAACGTGTTCGGGCAACCATCAGCCCTTTACCGCAAAGCCGAACCATTGATGCAGCCGAACGAACCGATGGGGAAACGCCCATGAAACTGGATTAG
- a CDS encoding ABC transporter permease, giving the protein MWLESLIALKFLRQNLVQTALILVGIAVGVSVIVFITTLINGLQANIIERTLGTQSHIRVEPAEEQNLIAPVQPGTIALIREDPRGQRLRSINNWIAVQSTLDNLEGITAVSPIVSGPAFARRGDVLKSVSLIGIDPDRYERIIPISDDMIAGRFRVGAGDAVIGRLLAKDLGLRTGSKMRIEADDGRIALVTIAGIFELGVRELDQRYVYLDLKQAQSLLDLPGGVTLIDVTVDNLFAADLDAQRIQKLTGMKAESWIETNAQLMNALSSQRLSTTMITVFVALSVAFGIASVLAISVTQRTREIGILRAMGIRQHQMLRVFLVQGALLGMAGSAVGAVAGTGLVWAFNTFGPKLFYIPLSPVLIPITMVFAAFTGVLAASVPAWRAARLNPVEAIRYV; this is encoded by the coding sequence ATGTGGCTTGAATCACTGATTGCCTTAAAGTTTTTACGCCAAAATCTGGTTCAAACGGCATTGATTCTGGTGGGCATAGCCGTGGGGGTGTCAGTTATTGTCTTTATCACCACGCTAATTAATGGTTTGCAAGCCAACATTATTGAACGCACGCTGGGCACGCAGTCTCACATTCGGGTTGAACCGGCTGAAGAGCAAAATCTGATTGCACCGGTTCAACCCGGCACCATTGCCCTGATCCGCGAGGATCCTCGGGGTCAACGGTTACGCTCCATCAACAACTGGATTGCGGTCCAGTCCACACTCGATAATCTGGAAGGCATCACCGCCGTTTCACCCATCGTTTCCGGCCCGGCCTTTGCCCGTAGGGGCGACGTTTTAAAATCGGTGTCGCTCATTGGCATTGACCCCGACCGCTATGAAAGAATCATCCCGATCAGCGATGACATGATCGCCGGCCGCTTTCGTGTCGGCGCCGGCGACGCCGTTATTGGGCGCCTGTTGGCTAAAGACCTAGGGCTGCGTACCGGCAGCAAAATGCGGATTGAGGCGGACGATGGAAGGATTGCGTTAGTGACGATCGCCGGTATTTTTGAACTGGGCGTACGTGAACTTGATCAACGCTATGTTTACCTCGACCTGAAACAGGCACAGTCGTTATTGGATTTACCTGGTGGCGTCACCCTAATCGACGTCACGGTCGACAACCTTTTCGCCGCCGATCTGGACGCACAAAGAATTCAGAAGCTAACAGGCATGAAAGCGGAAAGCTGGATAGAAACCAATGCCCAATTGATGAACGCCTTGAGCTCACAAAGGCTCTCAACCACCATGATTACCGTATTTGTGGCTTTGTCGGTTGCGTTCGGTATTGCCAGTGTGCTGGCGATTAGCGTGACCCAACGCACGCGGGAAATTGGGATTTTGCGCGCCATGGGTATTCGGCAACACCAAATGTTGCGGGTGTTTCTCGTTCAAGGTGCGTTGCTGGGAATGGCTGGGTCGGCGGTTGGTGCAGTGGCCGGCACCGGCTTGGTCTGGGCATTCAACACCTTTGGCCCAAAACTTTTCTATATTCCATTAAGCCCTGTTCTTATCCCCATTACCATGGTGTTTGCTGCGTTCACGGGCGTTTTAGCGGCCAGCGTACCTGCCTGGCGTGCAGCGCGTTTAAACCCGGTAGAGGCGATCCGCTATGTCTGA
- a CDS encoding ABC transporter ATP-binding protein encodes MSETLRPVLTLKQLRKSYNVGKPNETEVLHGIDLEIGEDDFAALVGPSGSGKSTLLNMLGLLDHPTSGELFLQGQPTREMDDETRTAARGRKIGFVFQFHHLIPAFSVLENVLMPLMIAQGKPGKTDQERAIKLLAEVGLEKFAQEKPGNLSGGQQQRVAIARALITQPALLLADEPTGNLDTQTAAGIFKLFRRFNREFGCAVLIVTHDPRLSETCDRTITLVDGRIESDLRTPHEPAQSGQGMSASEALASKSGLEK; translated from the coding sequence ATGTCTGAAACGCTTCGACCCGTTCTAACACTGAAACAACTAAGAAAATCGTATAACGTCGGCAAACCCAACGAAACCGAAGTCTTGCATGGTATCGATCTGGAAATTGGCGAGGACGATTTCGCGGCGCTTGTGGGGCCTTCAGGTTCGGGCAAGAGTACACTTCTGAACATGTTGGGCTTGCTCGACCACCCAACCTCAGGTGAGCTTTTTCTGCAAGGCCAACCTACTCGCGAAATGGATGATGAGACCCGAACGGCTGCACGCGGCCGAAAAATTGGTTTCGTATTCCAGTTTCACCACCTGATTCCCGCATTCAGCGTGCTTGAAAACGTACTCATGCCTTTGATGATTGCGCAAGGCAAACCCGGCAAAACTGACCAGGAGCGCGCGATCAAACTGCTTGCTGAAGTTGGGCTGGAAAAATTCGCCCAGGAAAAGCCCGGAAACCTTTCAGGCGGCCAGCAACAACGCGTCGCCATTGCCCGCGCGCTGATTACGCAACCGGCACTGCTGCTGGCGGATGAACCCACGGGAAACCTTGATACACAAACAGCGGCCGGCATCTTTAAGCTCTTTCGGCGCTTCAACCGCGAGTTCGGCTGCGCTGTTCTGATTGTGACTCACGACCCTCGGTTATCAGAGACCTGTGACCGCACAATTACCCTGGTGGACGGCCGCATTGAGTCGGATTTACGCACACCTCACGAGCCGGCGCAATCGGGCCAGGGGATGTCCGCCTCGGAGGCCTTGGCTTCAAAAAGCGGCTTGGAAAAATAG
- a CDS encoding EAL domain-containing protein, with amino-acid sequence MPPLSCSQCRDNEPLGFQFSYAFQPILNVANREVFAHEALVRGERGESAYSVLARVNDENRYQFDQSCRVKAIQIASQLGMDSKLSINFLPNAIYKPELCIRTTLEAAKTFDFPIDQIIFETVEGEEVEDGKWLAEILREYKRIGFTTAIDDFGAGFAGLNLLADYQPDIIKLDMDLIRNVHESRPRQAIIKGVERMVEELGIVMIAEGVETYEEYRCLSDLGISLMQGYYFSKPLFEAKASEADIPWPDCAGS; translated from the coding sequence ATGCCACCACTTTCATGCTCTCAGTGTCGCGATAATGAACCACTCGGTTTCCAGTTCAGTTATGCGTTTCAGCCTATTTTAAATGTTGCAAACCGGGAAGTATTTGCCCATGAGGCCTTGGTCCGGGGGGAACGAGGCGAATCTGCTTATTCCGTGCTTGCGCGGGTTAACGATGAAAATCGCTACCAGTTCGATCAGTCTTGTCGTGTGAAGGCGATTCAAATTGCCTCGCAGTTGGGCATGGATTCCAAACTTTCCATTAACTTTCTTCCCAACGCCATTTACAAGCCGGAGCTTTGCATCCGCACCACGCTCGAGGCCGCCAAAACGTTCGACTTTCCCATCGACCAAATTATTTTTGAGACAGTGGAAGGTGAAGAGGTCGAGGATGGAAAATGGCTGGCGGAAATTTTGCGTGAGTACAAGCGCATTGGGTTCACAACGGCCATCGATGATTTCGGTGCGGGTTTTGCCGGTTTGAATTTATTGGCCGACTATCAGCCCGATATTATCAAGCTCGATATGGATTTAATCCGTAACGTGCATGAAAGCCGTCCGCGCCAGGCAATTATCAAAGGCGTGGAGCGCATGGTGGAAGAGTTGGGCATTGTGATGATTGCCGAGGGTGTGGAAACTTACGAAGAATATCGCTGTTTAAGCGATTTGGGTATCAGCCTGATGCAGGGATACTATTTTTCCAAGCCGCTTTTTGAAGCCAAGGCCTCCGAGGCGGACATCCCCTGGCCCGATTGCGCCGGCTCGTGA